From Rutidosis leptorrhynchoides isolate AG116_Rl617_1_P2 chromosome 3, CSIRO_AGI_Rlap_v1, whole genome shotgun sequence, a single genomic window includes:
- the LOC139901819 gene encoding F-box/FBD/LRR-repeat protein At1g78750-like, whose product MKKQRKGIDMISQLPDELLIRILSLLPAADVTRSRILSNRWKHLWAFLPTLHIVMPKFEEQANRFINSVDQILALRAGLAIQKFFIKCFYMPALLIVNQGSGVLVKPEVEITFPRLKKLNLHCIAFFDTNSLTNLLSRCPVLEELCLDTQNIWLNRNLLMVKLSSPSIRRLTIWRSEFKKDGELVIDAPKLEYLHFMSCYFRRYSLMNPASLVEAHINNNRSDNVIQLLRCVSSIKILTLTRESLSALGLGGIRPSNLPMFPNLVKLEIAREWNPLLGLLSFISIWNLPNEEAPACLRFKLKEIFIVPNSTVEEFAVLSYLLKHANMLEKLTIGEKYSFSREQWLNIIPRVSESCRIEFV is encoded by the exons ATGAAGAAACAACGAAAAGGAATTGATATGATAAGCCAGTTACCTGATGAACTTCTTATACGAATCCTATCTCTGCTTCCTGCCGCTGATGTTACTCGTTCACGCATTTTGTCAAACAGATGGAAGCACCTCTGGGCATTTCTTCCTACTCTCCATATTGTTATGCCCAAGTTTGAAGAACAAGCCAACAGATTTATTAATTCAGTTGATCAAATCCTAGCTCTTCGTGCTGGTTTGGCCATCCAAAAgttttttattaaatgcttttatatGCCAGCGCTGCTTATCGT AAATCAAGGCTCTGGTGTGTTAGTTAAACCTGAAGTTGAGATAACTTTTCCACGTTTGAAGAAATTGAATCTTCATTGTATTGCATTTTTCGATACAAACTCACTAACAAATTTGCTTTCTCGATGTCCCGTTTTAGAAGAGTTGTGTCTGGATACCCAGAATATATGGTTAAATCGAAATTTGCTTATGGTTAAGCTCTCTTCGCCCTCGATTAGGAGATTAACGATCTGGAGAAGTGAGTTTAAAAAGGATGGTGAGTTGGTGATTGATGCTCCTAAACTTGAATACCTTCACTTTATGTCTTGTTATTTCAGAAGGTACAGTTTGATGAATCCTGCATCTCTTGTTGAAGCTCACATAAACAATAACCGGTCTGACAATGTTATTCAACTCTTGAGATGCGTCTCATCCATCAAAATACTGACATTGACTCGTGAATCTTTATCG GCTCTTGGACTTGGTGGCATTCGGCCTTCAAACCTGCCCATGTTCCCTAACTTGGTTAAACTTGAAATTGCTCGGGAATGGAATCCGTTGCTG GGGCTTCTATCATTCATATCGATATGGAACCTACCAAATGAGGAGGCACCTGCTTGTCTACGTTTTAAGTTAAAGGAAATTTTTATAGTTCCTAATTCAACGGTGGAAGAGTTTGCCGTATTAAGTTATCTACTGAAACATGCGAATATGCTGGAGAAATTGACAATCGGTGAAAAATATTCTTTTTCGCGTGAGCAATGGCTAAACATCATCCCTCGTGTATCAGAATCTTGTCGGATTGAATTTGTTTGA